A region of Triplophysa dalaica isolate WHDGS20190420 chromosome 18, ASM1584641v1, whole genome shotgun sequence DNA encodes the following proteins:
- the dnttip2 gene encoding deoxynucleotidyltransferase terminal-interacting protein 2, giving the protein MVATRRGTRVGSPEKNINDETSGETVPTPSTRSTRHRSVMEEKHSPELTGDSQPDEEKDESTAPSLPASPLKRETRRSMRLLAYKIQPDSTHEADVSESESCCSVGSDVKATPRTLRRTVTREKPKTPTKDDVSEAESCSSAVSSPRLRRAPRSLRKRVQTPSVSDPPKTNDGDLSDAGSCSSVVSLTKVLDTRRITRSRRRTAMLGAELDPSDPDSCSSNVSGLLGSTVRRSARNQKGKLTEPIPLNLEETTDTPSSPVSNRIRDRRGRTKSEPAKEGCDSDECMSGPSTSPWRSRRRQVKGDTVGGSDSESVPTDVCTSQDSTSSLKGMGTPCSSRTGSASSNRAVTITRSRSKASVTMVQEERECEERKPLPLQCESVVTLDEEDIEKPMDSTMTDTVEALECTMTEETASDITLVLDQDESAESSFHADVEMLEPKSTPETVCAVSVSEQADAVTQAHQETTVDEIAATVATDRDVAMENNKPEFVKANRAVEDQANCDADLEATGPSAVEKNVTDVEERDVCEKDVFVTKDANKIVTASMDEMSVLLKDAENEERPSSSTHTQSDLTTAEQPFKRSPPLKEITSLLDSSEDEESPDEGEEEEEEEEEEGASHEAVDGISDEEIRCLDEGQSMVEAQSSGMFVIDTRPGLRPEEKYYVDAKQIEEEDEDFDDEEGDDDDDDDEDSQVLFAPKRPVMQLSTSIDTGLNVKDLGGLYISFDGKQKSLSSGVKTQNQSKVDELLKKSVIVPDFEKKDAIPPYRESKHAAKLKRKAEREKTTGDGWFNMKAPELTEELRNDLKALKMRSAMDPKRFYKKNDREGFPKYFQVGTVVDSPVDFYSSRIPKKQRKRTIVEELLADAEFRSNNKKKYQEIMTDKAAHVAGKMYKKNKFHKKKTNK; this is encoded by the exons ATGGTGGCCACCAGAAGAGGAACACGCGTGGGCtctccagaaaaaaatataaacgaTGAAACATCTGGAGAAACg GTGCCCACTCCGTCAACAAGAAGCACACGTCACAGAAGCGTAATGGAGGAGAAGCATTCCCCAGAACTCACTGGTGACTCCCAGCCAGATGAGGAGAAAGACGAAAGTACTGCCCCTTCCTTACCAGCAAGTCCACTCAAGCGAGAAACCAGAAGATCCATGCGTCTCCTTGCTTACAAAATACAACCTGACTCCACCCATGAGGCTGATGTTTCAGAATCAGAGTCCTGCTGCTCAGTAGGTTCAGATGTGAAGGCGACACCCAGAACTCTCAGAAGGACCGTAACCAGGGAGAAACCCAAAACTCCAACAAAGGATGACGTATCTGAAGCAGAATCCTGTTCGTCTGCGGTTTCTTCGCCGCGTTTGCGAAGAGCCCCGCGCAGCTTAAGAAAACGTGTTCAGACTCCATCAGTGTCTGATCCTCCAAAGACCAACGATGGTGATCTTTCAGATGCGGGGTCCTGCAGCTCTGTGGTCTCGCTCACCAAGGTCTTAGACACTCGTAGGATAACCAGGAGTCGCCGGAGGACTGCTATGTTGGGTGCAGAACTGGATCCATCTGATCCTGACTCATGCTCCTCTAATGTTTCTGGTCTCCTGGGCTCTACGGTCCGCAGGTCAGCACGGAACCAGAAAGGGAAACTGACTGAGCCAATCCCTTTGAACTTGGAGGAAACCACGGACACTCCTTCCTCTCCAGTTTCCAATAGGATAAGAGACCGTAGAGGCAGGACAAAGTCAGAACCTGCAAAAGAGGGATGTGACTCTGATGAATGCATGTCTGGTCCTAGCACGAGTCCATGGAGATCGAGGCGGCGTCAGGTGAAAGGGGACACCGTCGGCGGGTCAGATTCGGAATCGGTACCCACCGATGTCTGCACCTCTCAGGATAGTACAAGCTCTTTAAAAGGAATGGGGACTCCATGTAGTAGCCGAACCGGCTCTGCCAGTAGTAACCGTGCCGTGACTATAACCAGATCGAGAAGCAAAGCAAGCGTTACAATGGTTCAGGAAGAGAGGGAGTGTGAGGAGCGTAAACCGCTACCTCTCCAGTGTGAAAGTGTGGTCACATTGGATGAAGAGGACATAGAGAAACCAATGGATAGCACCATGACAGACACTGTTGAGGCCCTAGAGTGCACCATGACTGAGGAAACGGCCTCAGATATCACTCTCGTTCTTGATCAGGATGAGTCCGCTGAGAGCAGTTTTCATGCAGATGTTGAGATGCTGGAGCCTAAGAGCACGCCGGAAACAGTTTGTGCTGTTTCTGTGTCTGAACAGGCTGATGCCGTAACACAGGCACATCAGGAAACAACAGTGGATGAAATAGCTGCCACAGTTGCTACGGATAGAGATGTTGCCATGGAGAATAATAAGCCGGAGTTTGTGAAAGCAAACCGTGCTGTCGAAGATCAGGCAAATTGTGATGCCGACCTAGAGGCCACTGGACCATCTGCGGTTGAGAAGAATGTGACGGATGTTGAGGAGAGggatgtgtgtgagaaagatgTATTTGTTACCAAGGATGCAAACAAAATCGTTACAGCAAGCATGGACgaaatgtctgttttattaaaagatGCAGAAAATGAAGAACGCCCCTCTTCAAGCACACATACTCAATCTGATTTGACTACAGCAGAGCAACCATTCAAAAGATCTCCTCCTCTTAAAGAAATTACCAGTTTACTGGACAGCAGTGAGGATGAAGAGAGCCCCGATGAaggagaagaggaggaggaggaggaggaagaggagggtgCTTCACATGAAGCTGTGGATGGGATCAGTGATGAAGAAATAAGATGCCTAGATGAAGGTCAGTCGATGGTAGAAGCTCAGAGTAGCGGAATGTTTGTCATAGACACCAGGCCTGGGCTGCGTCCTGAAGAAAAGTATTATGTTGATGCAAAGCAAATTGAGGAAGAAGATGAGGATTTTGATGATGAGGAGGGGGAtgacgacgatgatgatgatgaagattcACAAGTGCTCTTTGCGCCGAAGAGGCCCGT GATGCAGCTGTCTACTTCTATTGACACAGGCCTTAATGTGAAGGATCTTGGTGGTTTGTACATCAGTTTTGACGGCAAACAGAAAAGTCTTTCCAGCGGGGTGAAAACTCAGAACCAAAGTAAAGTAGATGAg ttgCTGAAAAAGAGTGTTATTGTTCCTGATTTTGAGAAGAAAGATGCTATCCCTCCATACAGGGAATCAAAGCATGCTGCCAAACTCAAGCGCAAG gcagaaagagagaagaCCACTGGTGATGGTTGGTTCAACATGAAAGCCCCTGAATTAACAGAGGAGCTCAGGAATGACTTGAAGGCCCTGAAGATGCGTTCCGCTATGGACCCAAAGCGCTTCTACAAGAAGAATGACAGAGAAGGATTTCCTAAGTACTTTCAG GTGGGCACAGTGGTTGACAGCCCGGTAGACTTCTATAGTTCCCGAATCCCCAAGAAACAGAGGAAAAGAACAATTGTGGAGGAGCTCCTCGCTGATGCAGAGTTTAGAAG CAATAACAAAAAGAAGTACCAGGAGATCATGACCGATAAGGCTGCACATGTAGCTGGCAAGATGTACAAAAAGAATAAATtccataaaaagaaaacaaataaataa